The genomic DNA TTCGTTCTCTGACGGACTGCTGGAAGGTCCGAGCTACACCCGGCCGCTGAGCTGGCGGGGCCTCGAGGTGCCCGAGGTGCTGCTCTCCGGCGACCATGCCAAGGTGGCGCGGTGGCGCCGCGAAGCCGCCGAAGAGCGCACCCGGGAACGTCGCCCCGACCTGCTGAGCTGATTCAGACCCGCCCGGTCGGGAAGACGGCCCGGACCGCTGCAGTGATGGTCTCGCGGGCCGCTTCGGCCCCCACCGGCTGCAGCGCGTAGATCACCATGATGTAGCGCCGGTCGGCGCTGAGCACTCCGGTGGACAGATGCATCCAGTCCCCCCCGATGCAGCACATCCAACCCTGTTTCACCGCAACACGTTCAGCGGGCAGGCCCTCCGGGATGCCGAAGCGCTGCGGGTAGATGCCGCCCGGCTGGGTGCCGTCCGGTGCAGTGGGTGTCGAGGCGGCCAGATTGCTCATGATGATGCTGGCGCGTTCCCGCGGGAGCCCGCCGGTGCCGGCCAGCATCATGTCGTAGTACCGCACCAGATCGGCGGCGGAGGTGATGGTGTTGAACCAGCGGCCGTTGTTCGGGGGAGAGGTGTCGCGCAATCCGTAGCGGGCGGTTACGCGGTCCACGATGGCACTGCCCCCGCCGCGGTTCCAGAACGTCTCGGCGGCACTGTCATCCGAGGAGCGCAGCATCACGTCGAGCAACGCCCGATCATCGGGGGAGAGATTCGGCTCCCGCAGCAGCAGATCGTCGGCGATGAACAGCTTGACCACCGACGCAGTGGCCCACCCCGTGATGCGCCCTGCCGACACCTGCTGGCGGGTCTCGCGGTCCAGCACCATCAGGCCGATGTCGGCGCCCTGATCGGCCGCGGCACGCACCGCGTCGTCGGCGCGGCCCTGCAGACCCGTGAACGACATCGGCGGTGCGATGGGTGCGGCTGCTTCGGTTTCCGCCGGCGCCTGCGGAACGACAACCGACATCGGGGAGTCATGACCGGGAGAGCCGTACACGCGGGCTTCGCAGCCGGCACTGCCCGCGATCAGTGCCGCGCTGACGGCGACGACCGTTCCCTTGACGAGGTTCGAGGCCCTCGCCTGGGGGGACGCCGGCGAACGCATGCTTCTCCTCGGGGCGGAAGTGGCGCGGGAATCGGGCTCCGGGACCGGCGTGAACGCCACCCGCCCGGTGGGTTCCAGGGTAGTCGGTTGTTTGCACATGCGCGTAGTTAGGCGGGCTTGCTACCGTGGCGGACACCGCCTCGACGAGGCGATTTCACTGCGTGCGCCGCGTCTGGCACAATTGACAAGTTGTCTGCGCGGGCCGGGAGTACTGCCCTGCTGCGAGACAGACCCAAGGCGCAAGACCGAAAGCCCCATCCATCGGCTGCGGACCGTGCCCGGCACACAGTGTGACCGGGCGTCGACCGTGGCCGCGACCGCAAGGAAGAGTCACCGATGAACACGCTGGACTTCGTCGACCAGGCGTCGCTGCGCGACGACATTCCGGCCTTCGGCCCCGGCGACACCGTGAACGTGCACGTGAAGGTCATCGAGGGCACCAAGGAGCGCATCCAGGTTTTCAAGGGTGTCGTGATCCGTCGTCAGGGCGGCGGCATCCGCGAGACCTTCACCGTTCGCAAGGAGAGCTACGGCGTCGGCGTCGAGCGCACCTTCCCGGTGCACACGCCCAACATCGACAAGGTCGAGGTCGTGACCCGCGGTGACGTGCGTCGCGCCAAGCTGTACTACCTGCGCGAGCTGCGCGGCAAGAAGGCCAAGATCAAGGAAAAGCGCTGAGTGTGCGCGTGAGGCGTTGCCGCATCCGTGCGGTACCGGCAACGCTGACTACGCTGATGCCGTGACCGACACCGAGGACTCGGCCGACCGGGCTGACGAAGTGACCGACCCGGACGTCGATGAGGTAGATCGCACCGGCGACGACGAGAAGCCCAAGAAAAAGAGCTCCGCGCTGCGCGAGGGCGCCATTCTCGTCAGCATCGCCCTGGTCCTGTACTACGTGATGCTGACCTTCGTGGCGCGGCCCTACCTGATTCCCTCGGAATCCATGGAGCCGACGCTGCACGGCTGCCCCGGCTGCGTCGGCGACCGCATCATGGTCGACAAGCTGACCTACCGTTTCACCGATCCGGCTCCCGGCGACGTCGTGGTGTTCAAGGGCCCACCGTCCTGGAGCGTCGGCTACAAGTCCATCCGCTCGGACAACCCGGCGATCCGCGCGGTGCAGGACGCGCTGTCGTTCGTCGGCTTCGTCCCGCCCGACCAGAACGATCTGGTGAAGCGCATCATCGCCGTCGGCGGACAGACCGTGGAATGCCGAGCCGACACCGGGCTGACCGTGGACGGCAAGAAGCTCGACGAGCCGTACCTCGACCCCACCACGATGATGGCCGACCCGGCGATCTACCCGTGTCTGGGCAATGAGTTCGGTCCGGTGACCGTGCCGGAGAACCGGCTGTGGGTGATGGGTGACAACCGGACCCACTCAGCGGATTCGCGCGCCCACTGCACCAGCTCTCCTGCGGACGCGCAGAATGGTCTGATCTGCACCGGCGATCCCACCAACGGCACCATCCCGGTGGAGAACGTCATCGGCAAGGCGCGGTTCATCGCGTGGCCGCCGTCGCGGTGGGGTGGGGTGACCACGGTCAACCCGCAGGAGAATTCGACTGCGT from Mycolicibacterium tokaiense includes the following:
- the lepB gene encoding signal peptidase I codes for the protein MTDTEDSADRADEVTDPDVDEVDRTGDDEKPKKKSSALREGAILVSIALVLYYVMLTFVARPYLIPSESMEPTLHGCPGCVGDRIMVDKLTYRFTDPAPGDVVVFKGPPSWSVGYKSIRSDNPAIRAVQDALSFVGFVPPDQNDLVKRIIAVGGQTVECRADTGLTVDGKKLDEPYLDPTTMMADPAIYPCLGNEFGPVTVPENRLWVMGDNRTHSADSRAHCTSSPADAQNGLICTGDPTNGTIPVENVIGKARFIAWPPSRWGGVTTVNPQENSTASQGA
- the rplS gene encoding 50S ribosomal protein L19; protein product: MNTLDFVDQASLRDDIPAFGPGDTVNVHVKVIEGTKERIQVFKGVVIRRQGGGIRETFTVRKESYGVGVERTFPVHTPNIDKVEVVTRGDVRRAKLYYLRELRGKKAKIKEKR